The Chrysemys picta bellii isolate R12L10 chromosome 12, ASM1138683v2, whole genome shotgun sequence genome has a segment encoding these proteins:
- the LOC101945266 gene encoding zinc finger protein 883-like isoform X2 — translation MRKPGKATAAGGAALQEPCGPPPGPVAAAPRTSGPGAPAAAWWVPSCSAGPGLRPAAPRCPPGLLIDNSNLSSQMEQKKELWVPDLQGCEEWEISGYRTVRENKEETPQQEGPEQVEPPGMLLGRAERDVSQSHEQGEACESQRRLEKHQKNQPGKGERKPTCCGEGLKKPKDISACQREGKGGENRGTHTVSGKSCRQSSELSVQQTIHSGERPNKCPDCEKSFSQKSALVRHQRLHTGEKPYKCSDCGKSFSVSSHLITHQRLHTGERPYKCLDCGKSFSESSNFIHHQRIHTGERPYKCPDCGKRFSNNSDLTRHHRTHTGERPYECPDCRKSFSMRFHLARHKHVHAKEEMESSLLLTHQRLPSDEKLCKCPDCERRFRDSRGLVTHQRIHMGQKCYQCSDCGKSFGVSSALSEHRRIHANEKPSICPDCGKCFLQSSELLLHQISHAGGKPYTCEECGKRFAQRSNLRAHLKHHTAEKPHKCTQCGKSFVKHSILARHQITHTDLKPFKCSACSKSFTQLSSLTRHERVHEAEMLSEPPDWMAEMNHTFIDSSGRAWNWAQEYPAARLWGEEVAITNPKLISDPRPTPGLANPRQVRGDLSQPLLSAVELAAELPSSSASCQDSASISLD, via the exons ATGAGAAAGCCAGGAAAGGCCACAG ctgctgggggtgctgcgcTGCAGGAGCCATGTGGGCCACCTCCTggtcctgttgctgctgctcctcggacctctggccctggggctcccgctgctgcctggtgggtccccagctgctctgctgggcctgggctgcGTCCTGCTGCTCCAAGGTGCCCTCCCG GATTACTCATTGACAACTCCAATCTGAGCTCTCAGATGGAACAAAAGAAAGAGCTGTGGGTCCCAGatctccagggctgtgaggaaTGGGAGATTTCAG GTTATAGGACAGTGAGGGAGAACAAGGAGGAGACCCCTCAGCAGGAAGGTCCCGAGCAAGTGGAACCACCTGGGATGTTATTGGGAAGAGCTGAAAgggatgtttcccagagtcatgaGCAGGGAGAAGCCTGTGAGAGTCAGCGCAGGCTGGAGAAACATCAGAAAAACcagccagggaagggagagagaaaacccACTTGCTGTGGGGAAGGACTCAAGAAACCAAAAGACATCTCAGCCTGTCAGAGAGAAGGGAAAGGAGGTGAAAATAGAGGTACACACACTGTGTCTGGGAAGAGCTGTAGACAGAGCTCAGAACTTAGTGTTCAGCAGACAATCCACTCTGGAGAGAGGCCCAATAAATGCCCCGACTGTGAGAAAAGCTTTAGCCAGAAATCAGCCCTTGTTAGACACCAACGGCTGCACACGGGAGAGAAGCCCTACAAATGCAGTgactgtgggaagagcttcagcGTGAGCTCACACCTGATCACCCACCAGAGACtgcacacgggagagagaccctacaaatgcctggactgtgggaaaagcttcagtgagaGCTCAAACTTTATTcaccatcagagaatccacacaggagagagaccctataaatgccccgACTGCGGGAAACGCTTCAGTAACAACTCAGACCTCACGAGGCACCACCggacccacacaggagagaggccttaTGAGTGCCCGGACTGCAGGAAGAGCTTCAGCATGAGGTTCCATTTAGCTAGACACAAGCACGTGCACGCAAAGGAGGAGATGGAAAGCTCCCTCCTTCTCACACATCAGAGACTTCCGTCGGACGAGAAGCTCTGCAAATGCCCTGACTGCGAGAGAAGGTTCAGGGACAGCAGAGGCCTCGtgacacatcagagaatccacatgggGCAGAAATGCTATCAGTGCTCCGACTGCGGGAAAAGCTTCGGGGTGAGCTCAGCTCTTTCTGAGCACCGGAGAATCCACGCGAACGAGAAACCCAGCATCTGCCCGGATTGTGGGAAATGCTTTCTTCAGAGCTCAGAGCTGCTCCTCCACCAGATTAGCCATGCAGGGGGGAAGCCCTACACATGTGAGGAGTGTGGTAAACGCTTCGCTCAGAGATCGAATCTCCGGGCGCACCTCAAACACCACACAGCTGAAAAGCCCCATAAATGCACCCAGTGTGGGAAGAGCTTTGTCAAGCACTCCATCCTGGCCAGGCACCAGATCACCCACACGGACCTGAAACCGTTTAAATGCTCCGCGTGCAGCAAAAGCTTCACTCAGCTCTCCAGCCTCACGAGGCATGAGAGGGTCCATGAGGCAGAGATGCTTTCCGAGCCCCCCGACTGGATGGCAGAAATGAACCATACATTCATCGATTCCAGCGGGCGGGCATGGAATTGGGCTCAAGAGTACCCAGCTGCCCGGCTGTGGGGCGAGGAGGTAGCCATAACCAACCCCAAACTGATCAGTGACCCTCGACCTACACCTGGTCTGGCAAACCCCAGACAGGTCAGGGGAGACCTCAGCCAGCCCCTTTTAAGTGCTGTTGAACTGGCTGCCGAGCTACCAAGCTCTTCTGCCTCCTGCCAAGACAGTGCATCCATCTCTCTGGACTGA
- the LOC101945266 gene encoding zinc finger protein 883-like isoform X5, translated as MEQKKELWVPDLQGCEEWEISAGYRTVRENKEETPQQEGPEQVEPPGMLLGRAERDVSQSHEQGEACESQRRLEKHQKNQPGKGERKPTCCGEGLKKPKDISACQREGKGGENRGTHTVSGKSCRQSSELSVQQTIHSGERPNKCPDCEKSFSQKSALVRHQRLHTGEKPYKCSDCGKSFSVSSHLITHQRLHTGERPYKCLDCGKSFSESSNFIHHQRIHTGERPYKCPDCGKRFSNNSDLTRHHRTHTGERPYECPDCRKSFSMRFHLARHKHVHAKEEMESSLLLTHQRLPSDEKLCKCPDCERRFRDSRGLVTHQRIHMGQKCYQCSDCGKSFGVSSALSEHRRIHANEKPSICPDCGKCFLQSSELLLHQISHAGGKPYTCEECGKRFAQRSNLRAHLKHHTAEKPHKCTQCGKSFVKHSILARHQITHTDLKPFKCSACSKSFTQLSSLTRHERVHEAEMLSEPPDWMAEMNHTFIDSSGRAWNWAQEYPAARLWGEEVAITNPKLISDPRPTPGLANPRQVRGDLSQPLLSAVELAAELPSSSASCQDSASISLD; from the exons ATGGAACAAAAGAAAGAGCTGTGGGTCCCAGatctccagggctgtgaggaaTGGGAGATTTCAG CAGGTTATAGGACAGTGAGGGAGAACAAGGAGGAGACCCCTCAGCAGGAAGGTCCCGAGCAAGTGGAACCACCTGGGATGTTATTGGGAAGAGCTGAAAgggatgtttcccagagtcatgaGCAGGGAGAAGCCTGTGAGAGTCAGCGCAGGCTGGAGAAACATCAGAAAAACcagccagggaagggagagagaaaacccACTTGCTGTGGGGAAGGACTCAAGAAACCAAAAGACATCTCAGCCTGTCAGAGAGAAGGGAAAGGAGGTGAAAATAGAGGTACACACACTGTGTCTGGGAAGAGCTGTAGACAGAGCTCAGAACTTAGTGTTCAGCAGACAATCCACTCTGGAGAGAGGCCCAATAAATGCCCCGACTGTGAGAAAAGCTTTAGCCAGAAATCAGCCCTTGTTAGACACCAACGGCTGCACACGGGAGAGAAGCCCTACAAATGCAGTgactgtgggaagagcttcagcGTGAGCTCACACCTGATCACCCACCAGAGACtgcacacgggagagagaccctacaaatgcctggactgtgggaaaagcttcagtgagaGCTCAAACTTTATTcaccatcagagaatccacacaggagagagaccctataaatgccccgACTGCGGGAAACGCTTCAGTAACAACTCAGACCTCACGAGGCACCACCggacccacacaggagagaggccttaTGAGTGCCCGGACTGCAGGAAGAGCTTCAGCATGAGGTTCCATTTAGCTAGACACAAGCACGTGCACGCAAAGGAGGAGATGGAAAGCTCCCTCCTTCTCACACATCAGAGACTTCCGTCGGACGAGAAGCTCTGCAAATGCCCTGACTGCGAGAGAAGGTTCAGGGACAGCAGAGGCCTCGtgacacatcagagaatccacatgggGCAGAAATGCTATCAGTGCTCCGACTGCGGGAAAAGCTTCGGGGTGAGCTCAGCTCTTTCTGAGCACCGGAGAATCCACGCGAACGAGAAACCCAGCATCTGCCCGGATTGTGGGAAATGCTTTCTTCAGAGCTCAGAGCTGCTCCTCCACCAGATTAGCCATGCAGGGGGGAAGCCCTACACATGTGAGGAGTGTGGTAAACGCTTCGCTCAGAGATCGAATCTCCGGGCGCACCTCAAACACCACACAGCTGAAAAGCCCCATAAATGCACCCAGTGTGGGAAGAGCTTTGTCAAGCACTCCATCCTGGCCAGGCACCAGATCACCCACACGGACCTGAAACCGTTTAAATGCTCCGCGTGCAGCAAAAGCTTCACTCAGCTCTCCAGCCTCACGAGGCATGAGAGGGTCCATGAGGCAGAGATGCTTTCCGAGCCCCCCGACTGGATGGCAGAAATGAACCATACATTCATCGATTCCAGCGGGCGGGCATGGAATTGGGCTCAAGAGTACCCAGCTGCCCGGCTGTGGGGCGAGGAGGTAGCCATAACCAACCCCAAACTGATCAGTGACCCTCGACCTACACCTGGTCTGGCAAACCCCAGACAGGTCAGGGGAGACCTCAGCCAGCCCCTTTTAAGTGCTGTTGAACTGGCTGCCGAGCTACCAAGCTCTTCTGCCTCCTGCCAAGACAGTGCATCCATCTCTCTGGACTGA
- the LOC101945266 gene encoding zinc finger protein 883-like isoform X1, with protein MRKPGKATAAGGAALQEPCGPPPGPVAAAPRTSGPGAPAAAWWVPSCSAGPGLRPAAPRCPPGLLIDNSNLSSQMEQKKELWVPDLQGCEEWEISAGYRTVRENKEETPQQEGPEQVEPPGMLLGRAERDVSQSHEQGEACESQRRLEKHQKNQPGKGERKPTCCGEGLKKPKDISACQREGKGGENRGTHTVSGKSCRQSSELSVQQTIHSGERPNKCPDCEKSFSQKSALVRHQRLHTGEKPYKCSDCGKSFSVSSHLITHQRLHTGERPYKCLDCGKSFSESSNFIHHQRIHTGERPYKCPDCGKRFSNNSDLTRHHRTHTGERPYECPDCRKSFSMRFHLARHKHVHAKEEMESSLLLTHQRLPSDEKLCKCPDCERRFRDSRGLVTHQRIHMGQKCYQCSDCGKSFGVSSALSEHRRIHANEKPSICPDCGKCFLQSSELLLHQISHAGGKPYTCEECGKRFAQRSNLRAHLKHHTAEKPHKCTQCGKSFVKHSILARHQITHTDLKPFKCSACSKSFTQLSSLTRHERVHEAEMLSEPPDWMAEMNHTFIDSSGRAWNWAQEYPAARLWGEEVAITNPKLISDPRPTPGLANPRQVRGDLSQPLLSAVELAAELPSSSASCQDSASISLD; from the exons ATGAGAAAGCCAGGAAAGGCCACAG ctgctgggggtgctgcgcTGCAGGAGCCATGTGGGCCACCTCCTggtcctgttgctgctgctcctcggacctctggccctggggctcccgctgctgcctggtgggtccccagctgctctgctgggcctgggctgcGTCCTGCTGCTCCAAGGTGCCCTCCCG GATTACTCATTGACAACTCCAATCTGAGCTCTCAGATGGAACAAAAGAAAGAGCTGTGGGTCCCAGatctccagggctgtgaggaaTGGGAGATTTCAG CAGGTTATAGGACAGTGAGGGAGAACAAGGAGGAGACCCCTCAGCAGGAAGGTCCCGAGCAAGTGGAACCACCTGGGATGTTATTGGGAAGAGCTGAAAgggatgtttcccagagtcatgaGCAGGGAGAAGCCTGTGAGAGTCAGCGCAGGCTGGAGAAACATCAGAAAAACcagccagggaagggagagagaaaacccACTTGCTGTGGGGAAGGACTCAAGAAACCAAAAGACATCTCAGCCTGTCAGAGAGAAGGGAAAGGAGGTGAAAATAGAGGTACACACACTGTGTCTGGGAAGAGCTGTAGACAGAGCTCAGAACTTAGTGTTCAGCAGACAATCCACTCTGGAGAGAGGCCCAATAAATGCCCCGACTGTGAGAAAAGCTTTAGCCAGAAATCAGCCCTTGTTAGACACCAACGGCTGCACACGGGAGAGAAGCCCTACAAATGCAGTgactgtgggaagagcttcagcGTGAGCTCACACCTGATCACCCACCAGAGACtgcacacgggagagagaccctacaaatgcctggactgtgggaaaagcttcagtgagaGCTCAAACTTTATTcaccatcagagaatccacacaggagagagaccctataaatgccccgACTGCGGGAAACGCTTCAGTAACAACTCAGACCTCACGAGGCACCACCggacccacacaggagagaggccttaTGAGTGCCCGGACTGCAGGAAGAGCTTCAGCATGAGGTTCCATTTAGCTAGACACAAGCACGTGCACGCAAAGGAGGAGATGGAAAGCTCCCTCCTTCTCACACATCAGAGACTTCCGTCGGACGAGAAGCTCTGCAAATGCCCTGACTGCGAGAGAAGGTTCAGGGACAGCAGAGGCCTCGtgacacatcagagaatccacatgggGCAGAAATGCTATCAGTGCTCCGACTGCGGGAAAAGCTTCGGGGTGAGCTCAGCTCTTTCTGAGCACCGGAGAATCCACGCGAACGAGAAACCCAGCATCTGCCCGGATTGTGGGAAATGCTTTCTTCAGAGCTCAGAGCTGCTCCTCCACCAGATTAGCCATGCAGGGGGGAAGCCCTACACATGTGAGGAGTGTGGTAAACGCTTCGCTCAGAGATCGAATCTCCGGGCGCACCTCAAACACCACACAGCTGAAAAGCCCCATAAATGCACCCAGTGTGGGAAGAGCTTTGTCAAGCACTCCATCCTGGCCAGGCACCAGATCACCCACACGGACCTGAAACCGTTTAAATGCTCCGCGTGCAGCAAAAGCTTCACTCAGCTCTCCAGCCTCACGAGGCATGAGAGGGTCCATGAGGCAGAGATGCTTTCCGAGCCCCCCGACTGGATGGCAGAAATGAACCATACATTCATCGATTCCAGCGGGCGGGCATGGAATTGGGCTCAAGAGTACCCAGCTGCCCGGCTGTGGGGCGAGGAGGTAGCCATAACCAACCCCAAACTGATCAGTGACCCTCGACCTACACCTGGTCTGGCAAACCCCAGACAGGTCAGGGGAGACCTCAGCCAGCCCCTTTTAAGTGCTGTTGAACTGGCTGCCGAGCTACCAAGCTCTTCTGCCTCCTGCCAAGACAGTGCATCCATCTCTCTGGACTGA
- the LOC101945266 gene encoding zinc finger protein 883-like isoform X3, whose amino-acid sequence MRKPGKATGLLIDNSNLSSQMEQKKELWVPDLQGCEEWEISAGYRTVRENKEETPQQEGPEQVEPPGMLLGRAERDVSQSHEQGEACESQRRLEKHQKNQPGKGERKPTCCGEGLKKPKDISACQREGKGGENRGTHTVSGKSCRQSSELSVQQTIHSGERPNKCPDCEKSFSQKSALVRHQRLHTGEKPYKCSDCGKSFSVSSHLITHQRLHTGERPYKCLDCGKSFSESSNFIHHQRIHTGERPYKCPDCGKRFSNNSDLTRHHRTHTGERPYECPDCRKSFSMRFHLARHKHVHAKEEMESSLLLTHQRLPSDEKLCKCPDCERRFRDSRGLVTHQRIHMGQKCYQCSDCGKSFGVSSALSEHRRIHANEKPSICPDCGKCFLQSSELLLHQISHAGGKPYTCEECGKRFAQRSNLRAHLKHHTAEKPHKCTQCGKSFVKHSILARHQITHTDLKPFKCSACSKSFTQLSSLTRHERVHEAEMLSEPPDWMAEMNHTFIDSSGRAWNWAQEYPAARLWGEEVAITNPKLISDPRPTPGLANPRQVRGDLSQPLLSAVELAAELPSSSASCQDSASISLD is encoded by the exons ATGAGAAAGCCAGGAAAGGCCACAG GATTACTCATTGACAACTCCAATCTGAGCTCTCAGATGGAACAAAAGAAAGAGCTGTGGGTCCCAGatctccagggctgtgaggaaTGGGAGATTTCAG CAGGTTATAGGACAGTGAGGGAGAACAAGGAGGAGACCCCTCAGCAGGAAGGTCCCGAGCAAGTGGAACCACCTGGGATGTTATTGGGAAGAGCTGAAAgggatgtttcccagagtcatgaGCAGGGAGAAGCCTGTGAGAGTCAGCGCAGGCTGGAGAAACATCAGAAAAACcagccagggaagggagagagaaaacccACTTGCTGTGGGGAAGGACTCAAGAAACCAAAAGACATCTCAGCCTGTCAGAGAGAAGGGAAAGGAGGTGAAAATAGAGGTACACACACTGTGTCTGGGAAGAGCTGTAGACAGAGCTCAGAACTTAGTGTTCAGCAGACAATCCACTCTGGAGAGAGGCCCAATAAATGCCCCGACTGTGAGAAAAGCTTTAGCCAGAAATCAGCCCTTGTTAGACACCAACGGCTGCACACGGGAGAGAAGCCCTACAAATGCAGTgactgtgggaagagcttcagcGTGAGCTCACACCTGATCACCCACCAGAGACtgcacacgggagagagaccctacaaatgcctggactgtgggaaaagcttcagtgagaGCTCAAACTTTATTcaccatcagagaatccacacaggagagagaccctataaatgccccgACTGCGGGAAACGCTTCAGTAACAACTCAGACCTCACGAGGCACCACCggacccacacaggagagaggccttaTGAGTGCCCGGACTGCAGGAAGAGCTTCAGCATGAGGTTCCATTTAGCTAGACACAAGCACGTGCACGCAAAGGAGGAGATGGAAAGCTCCCTCCTTCTCACACATCAGAGACTTCCGTCGGACGAGAAGCTCTGCAAATGCCCTGACTGCGAGAGAAGGTTCAGGGACAGCAGAGGCCTCGtgacacatcagagaatccacatgggGCAGAAATGCTATCAGTGCTCCGACTGCGGGAAAAGCTTCGGGGTGAGCTCAGCTCTTTCTGAGCACCGGAGAATCCACGCGAACGAGAAACCCAGCATCTGCCCGGATTGTGGGAAATGCTTTCTTCAGAGCTCAGAGCTGCTCCTCCACCAGATTAGCCATGCAGGGGGGAAGCCCTACACATGTGAGGAGTGTGGTAAACGCTTCGCTCAGAGATCGAATCTCCGGGCGCACCTCAAACACCACACAGCTGAAAAGCCCCATAAATGCACCCAGTGTGGGAAGAGCTTTGTCAAGCACTCCATCCTGGCCAGGCACCAGATCACCCACACGGACCTGAAACCGTTTAAATGCTCCGCGTGCAGCAAAAGCTTCACTCAGCTCTCCAGCCTCACGAGGCATGAGAGGGTCCATGAGGCAGAGATGCTTTCCGAGCCCCCCGACTGGATGGCAGAAATGAACCATACATTCATCGATTCCAGCGGGCGGGCATGGAATTGGGCTCAAGAGTACCCAGCTGCCCGGCTGTGGGGCGAGGAGGTAGCCATAACCAACCCCAAACTGATCAGTGACCCTCGACCTACACCTGGTCTGGCAAACCCCAGACAGGTCAGGGGAGACCTCAGCCAGCCCCTTTTAAGTGCTGTTGAACTGGCTGCCGAGCTACCAAGCTCTTCTGCCTCCTGCCAAGACAGTGCATCCATCTCTCTGGACTGA
- the LOC101945266 gene encoding zinc finger protein 883-like isoform X4: MRKPGKATGLLIDNSNLSSQMEQKKELWVPDLQGCEEWEISGYRTVRENKEETPQQEGPEQVEPPGMLLGRAERDVSQSHEQGEACESQRRLEKHQKNQPGKGERKPTCCGEGLKKPKDISACQREGKGGENRGTHTVSGKSCRQSSELSVQQTIHSGERPNKCPDCEKSFSQKSALVRHQRLHTGEKPYKCSDCGKSFSVSSHLITHQRLHTGERPYKCLDCGKSFSESSNFIHHQRIHTGERPYKCPDCGKRFSNNSDLTRHHRTHTGERPYECPDCRKSFSMRFHLARHKHVHAKEEMESSLLLTHQRLPSDEKLCKCPDCERRFRDSRGLVTHQRIHMGQKCYQCSDCGKSFGVSSALSEHRRIHANEKPSICPDCGKCFLQSSELLLHQISHAGGKPYTCEECGKRFAQRSNLRAHLKHHTAEKPHKCTQCGKSFVKHSILARHQITHTDLKPFKCSACSKSFTQLSSLTRHERVHEAEMLSEPPDWMAEMNHTFIDSSGRAWNWAQEYPAARLWGEEVAITNPKLISDPRPTPGLANPRQVRGDLSQPLLSAVELAAELPSSSASCQDSASISLD; the protein is encoded by the exons ATGAGAAAGCCAGGAAAGGCCACAG GATTACTCATTGACAACTCCAATCTGAGCTCTCAGATGGAACAAAAGAAAGAGCTGTGGGTCCCAGatctccagggctgtgaggaaTGGGAGATTTCAG GTTATAGGACAGTGAGGGAGAACAAGGAGGAGACCCCTCAGCAGGAAGGTCCCGAGCAAGTGGAACCACCTGGGATGTTATTGGGAAGAGCTGAAAgggatgtttcccagagtcatgaGCAGGGAGAAGCCTGTGAGAGTCAGCGCAGGCTGGAGAAACATCAGAAAAACcagccagggaagggagagagaaaacccACTTGCTGTGGGGAAGGACTCAAGAAACCAAAAGACATCTCAGCCTGTCAGAGAGAAGGGAAAGGAGGTGAAAATAGAGGTACACACACTGTGTCTGGGAAGAGCTGTAGACAGAGCTCAGAACTTAGTGTTCAGCAGACAATCCACTCTGGAGAGAGGCCCAATAAATGCCCCGACTGTGAGAAAAGCTTTAGCCAGAAATCAGCCCTTGTTAGACACCAACGGCTGCACACGGGAGAGAAGCCCTACAAATGCAGTgactgtgggaagagcttcagcGTGAGCTCACACCTGATCACCCACCAGAGACtgcacacgggagagagaccctacaaatgcctggactgtgggaaaagcttcagtgagaGCTCAAACTTTATTcaccatcagagaatccacacaggagagagaccctataaatgccccgACTGCGGGAAACGCTTCAGTAACAACTCAGACCTCACGAGGCACCACCggacccacacaggagagaggccttaTGAGTGCCCGGACTGCAGGAAGAGCTTCAGCATGAGGTTCCATTTAGCTAGACACAAGCACGTGCACGCAAAGGAGGAGATGGAAAGCTCCCTCCTTCTCACACATCAGAGACTTCCGTCGGACGAGAAGCTCTGCAAATGCCCTGACTGCGAGAGAAGGTTCAGGGACAGCAGAGGCCTCGtgacacatcagagaatccacatgggGCAGAAATGCTATCAGTGCTCCGACTGCGGGAAAAGCTTCGGGGTGAGCTCAGCTCTTTCTGAGCACCGGAGAATCCACGCGAACGAGAAACCCAGCATCTGCCCGGATTGTGGGAAATGCTTTCTTCAGAGCTCAGAGCTGCTCCTCCACCAGATTAGCCATGCAGGGGGGAAGCCCTACACATGTGAGGAGTGTGGTAAACGCTTCGCTCAGAGATCGAATCTCCGGGCGCACCTCAAACACCACACAGCTGAAAAGCCCCATAAATGCACCCAGTGTGGGAAGAGCTTTGTCAAGCACTCCATCCTGGCCAGGCACCAGATCACCCACACGGACCTGAAACCGTTTAAATGCTCCGCGTGCAGCAAAAGCTTCACTCAGCTCTCCAGCCTCACGAGGCATGAGAGGGTCCATGAGGCAGAGATGCTTTCCGAGCCCCCCGACTGGATGGCAGAAATGAACCATACATTCATCGATTCCAGCGGGCGGGCATGGAATTGGGCTCAAGAGTACCCAGCTGCCCGGCTGTGGGGCGAGGAGGTAGCCATAACCAACCCCAAACTGATCAGTGACCCTCGACCTACACCTGGTCTGGCAAACCCCAGACAGGTCAGGGGAGACCTCAGCCAGCCCCTTTTAAGTGCTGTTGAACTGGCTGCCGAGCTACCAAGCTCTTCTGCCTCCTGCCAAGACAGTGCATCCATCTCTCTGGACTGA